Within the uncultured Bacteroides sp. genome, the region CATCTAAAGACTTTGAGCGATTAGCCCCTTATGTATGTTATTAGATAATCAGTCCGTCTAACATATGGATTGTTCTGTCAGTAATCCTGGCCAAGCCTTCGTCATGAGTGACAATAACAAAAGTCTGTTCAAATCTATCCCGAAGGTCAAAAAACAGCTGATGCAATTCATCTTTATTACGAGTATCCAAACTGCCGGAAGGTTCATCAGCCAGAATCACTGAAGGATGATTAACCAGAGCACGAGCAACAGCAACCCGCTGTTTTTCTCCTCCTGAAAGCTCATTCGGTTTATGAGTGGAGCGTTCTGCCAATCCCATAAAGTCTAAAATCTCTTTAGCTCTTGAGGTTGCTTCTTTGGTAGATGTTCCAGCAATAAATGCCGGGATCATTACATTCTCAAGAGCGGTGAATTCCGGTAACAGTTGGTGAAACT harbors:
- a CDS encoding ABC transporter ATP-binding protein; this encodes MIKLEGITKSFGDLQVLKGIDLEIAKGEVVSIVGPSGAGKTTLLQIMGTLDKPDAGIVNMNGLEINRMKEKELASFRNKHIGFVFQFHQLLPEFTALENVMIPAFIAGTSTKEATSRAKEILDFMGLAERSTHKPNELSGGEKQRVAVARALVNHPSVILADEPSGSLDTRNKDELHQLFFDLRDRFEQTFVIVTHDEGLARITDRTIHMLDGLII